Proteins encoded by one window of Salvia splendens isolate huo1 chromosome 7, SspV2, whole genome shotgun sequence:
- the LOC121741358 gene encoding UDP-N-acetylglucosamine transferase subunit ALG14-like has product MENGSSCFIPNVGLLNFAILLIIASSTLLLFRILYVIYRSSKQLHNRPPGPLSTLIVLGSGGHTAEMLNLLAVMQMERFKPRCYIAAATDNMSLQKARVMEDTLKNKAEAETVGTSDFMQIYRSREVGQSYITSVGTTLAALAHALWLMIKIRPQVILCNGPGTCIPLCAIAFVFKVFGIRWSSIFYVESIARVRRLSLSGLLLYKLRMADQIFVQWPQLKSKYPRANYVGRLM; this is encoded by the exons ATGGAGAACGGAAGCAGTTGTTTCATTCCCAATGTGGGATTGCTAAACTTTGCGATTTTGCTGATAATTGCTTCCTCTACCTTGCTTTTGTTCCGGATTCTGTATGTTATATACCGAAGCAGCAAACAATTACACAATAGACCTCCAGGACCTCTGAGTACATTGATAGTTCTAGGTTCAG GTGGTCACACTGCAGAGATGCTGAACCTGTTAGCTGTTATGCAGATGGAGAGATTTAAACCTAGATGCTATATCGCTGCTGCCACTGATAACATGAGCCTTCAGAAAGCTCGTGTGATGGAGGACACCTTGAAGAACAAG GCAGAAGCTGAGACAGTAGGCACTTCAGATTTTATGCAAATTTACCGAAGTCGCGAGGTTGGCCAGTCTTACATAACTTCAGTTGGCACAACTTTAGCTGCTTTAGCCCATGCATTATGGCTAATGATCAAAATCAGACCTCAAGTG ATTTTGTGCAATGGGCCTGGGACTTGTATACCACTATGTGCCATTGCTTTTGTTTTCAAG GTTTTTGGGATTAGGTGGTCGTCCATTTTCTATGTTGAGAGTATTGCTAGAGTCAGAAGGCTATCTTTGAGCGGGTTGCTCCTTTACAAACTACGGATGGCTGATCAAATATTTGTGCAGTGGCCACAGCTGAAGAGCAAATACCCTCGAGCTAATTATGTTGGTCGTCTCATGTAA